Below is a genomic region from Selenihalanaerobacter shriftii.
TTAACTTAATAAAAGAGAGTAAGGTTGTTTCACAACATTACTTATCACATTAAGAATATATATCTGGAAATTCTACATTAACTTTATTTATAAAGTCATATTCTACCTCTCTATTTTTAAATTTGATATCTTTCTCTAATATCTTTATAGGAAGTTTTATAATAAATTCACTTCCTTTGCCGTACTTACTTTTAAAACCAATTTCACCCTCATGCATTTCAACAAGCTTTTTAACAAGTGATAAACCAATACCACTACCTTCACTATTTCTAGTAAAAGATGTATCTACTTGCCCAAATCGCTTAAATATTATTTCTTGTTTTTCTTCTGGGATACCAATTCCTGTGTCTTCTACAGAAATAATAATCTTTTCTTTTTTTTCATATATATGAACTATTATTTCATCATCTTTATTGGTAAATTTAATAGCATTAGAAAGTAAATTTAACATAATCCTTTCAATATTAAACGGATCACAAGCAATTATTCTTTCTTCAATATCTGAATTAAATTGTAGTTCTCTATTATTATCTTCCGCATAGCTTTTAATTGAATCTGTTATGTCTCTAATTAAATTTACTATATCATAATTCTGTAGATTCAAATTAAAAGCTTTAAAATTTATTTTATTAATATCAATAAGATTATTAACTAATTTTAGAAGTCGGTAGCTATTTTGCTTTATAGTATTTGTGTATGTTTTATATTCATCTATGTCGTTATTATTTTTAATTTTGTTATCTAACAACTGTAATCCAGAAAAAATTAAATTAAGTGGAGTTTTGAATTCATGAGATAGATTAGCAAAAAATTCGTTTTGTATTTTTTCATATTCAATTTCTTCCCTAAATTGCAATATTAAATTGAACTAATCTCAAACTGTAATAATTTGG
It encodes:
- a CDS encoding sensor histidine kinase: MQFREEIEYEKIQNEFFANLSHEFKTPLNLIFSGLQLLDNKIKNNNDIDEYKTYTNTIKQNSYRLLKLVNNLIDINKINFKAFNLNLQNYDIVNLIRDITDSIKSYAEDNNRELQFNSDIEERIIACDPFNIERIMLNLLSNAIKFTNKDDEIIVHIYEKKEKIIISVEDTGIGIPEEKQEIIFKRFGQVDTSFTRNSEGSGIGLSLVKKLVEMHEGEIGFKSKYGKGSEFIIKLPIKILEKDIKFKNREVEYDFINKVNVEFPDIYS